From Candidatus Angelobacter sp., a single genomic window includes:
- the rpmJ gene encoding 50S ribosomal protein L36: MKVRASVKRLCEHCKIVRRKGVIRVICTNARHKQRQG; encoded by the coding sequence ATGAAAGTTCGCGCATCAGTCAAACGGCTTTGCGAGCACTGTAAAATCGTGCGTCGCAAGGGTGTCATTCGCGTCATCTGCACAAACGCGCGCCACAAGCAGCGCCAGGGCTAG
- a CDS encoding nucleoside monophosphate kinase: protein MRRRLILLGPPGSGKGTIAARLQQEFGIHHISSGHLLRREVEEGSTVGQRARLFLEKGELVPDGTVLTFMRGWMKSAPLESGFMLDGFPRTLNQGKALDVWLAERGAPVEAVILYACDLKIILDRITGRWSCPKCGRVYHVYSVPPKVAGICDDCRIELTQRADDREPVVRRRFGIYARQTKPLAKYYEHQGKLTVVDAALSPDERFAKTVAALN, encoded by the coding sequence ATGAGGCGGCGGCTTATACTTCTCGGTCCGCCGGGGTCGGGAAAGGGAACCATAGCCGCGCGGTTGCAGCAGGAATTCGGGATCCACCATATCTCATCGGGACATTTGCTGCGACGCGAAGTGGAAGAAGGTTCAACTGTGGGACAGCGAGCGAGATTGTTCCTTGAAAAAGGCGAACTGGTGCCTGACGGGACCGTGCTCACGTTTATGCGCGGATGGATGAAATCCGCGCCTCTGGAAAGCGGATTCATGCTGGACGGTTTTCCCCGGACGCTGAACCAGGGCAAAGCGCTGGACGTATGGCTGGCCGAACGCGGTGCGCCGGTCGAAGCGGTGATTTTATATGCCTGCGATCTGAAGATCATCCTGGACCGGATCACCGGCCGGTGGAGTTGTCCGAAATGCGGGCGGGTGTACCATGTTTATTCGGTGCCGCCGAAAGTTGCCGGGATTTGCGATGACTGTCGGATCGAATTGACGCAGCGTGCGGACGATCGCGAGCCGGTGGTGCGCAGGCGGTTTGGGATTTACGCCCGTCAGACGAAGCCGCTGGCAAAGTATTACGAACACCAGGGTAAGTTGACGGTGGTGGATGCCGCGTTGTCGCCGGACGAACGATTCGCGAAAACCGTGGCGGCTTTGAATTGA
- the infA gene encoding translation initiation factor IF-1, which yields MHREDAIEVEGIVVEVLKDALFRVELPNRHQVIVRVAAKARAAGFRASPGDKVTVEMSPFDLSKGRIKAGRKI from the coding sequence GTGCATCGAGAAGATGCCATCGAAGTTGAAGGTATTGTAGTGGAAGTATTAAAAGACGCCTTATTCCGGGTGGAACTGCCGAACCGGCACCAAGTTATAGTGCGGGTTGCAGCCAAAGCCCGGGCAGCAGGCTTTCGAGCATCGCCCGGAGACAAAGTTACCGTGGAAATGTCACCTTTCGATCTGTCGAAGGGCCGCATCAAAGCCGGGCGGAAGATTTGA
- the map gene encoding type I methionyl aminopeptidase — translation MRPACAVASKVLDEVSAFVRPGVTTREVDDYAAACIRQHGAKSAFLNYRKYPCNICISANDEVVHGLANERRLQFGDIVSLDVGVVLGGFVGDTARTIAVGGCSLEAQRLLDVTERALYEGIAQAVPGKCVSDISRAVQNCVEGNGFSVVREFVGHGVGRSVHEEPQVPNYVDAKMKDHRLEPGMTLAIEPMVNAGRPGVKILKDGWTAVTQDGSLSAHFEHTVLITCSEPEILTCIEKMPSKLKVL, via the coding sequence ATGCGGCCGGCCTGCGCGGTGGCGAGCAAAGTGCTCGATGAAGTATCGGCTTTCGTTCGTCCCGGCGTGACAACCCGCGAAGTTGACGATTATGCAGCGGCGTGCATCAGGCAACACGGTGCCAAAAGCGCTTTCCTGAACTACCGCAAATATCCGTGCAACATCTGCATTTCGGCGAACGATGAAGTAGTACATGGCTTGGCAAACGAACGGCGTCTGCAGTTCGGTGACATTGTGAGTCTGGACGTGGGCGTGGTTTTAGGAGGATTCGTCGGGGACACGGCGCGGACGATCGCAGTAGGAGGCTGCAGTCTGGAAGCCCAGCGCCTGCTGGATGTAACCGAACGTGCCTTGTACGAGGGGATTGCTCAGGCCGTCCCCGGCAAGTGCGTTAGCGATATTTCGCGCGCGGTGCAAAACTGCGTTGAAGGCAACGGGTTTAGCGTCGTAAGGGAATTCGTTGGTCATGGGGTCGGCCGCTCTGTCCATGAAGAGCCGCAGGTGCCCAATTACGTGGACGCGAAGATGAAAGACCATCGGCTGGAACCCGGCATGACGCTGGCCATCGAACCGATGGTGAATGCGGGCAGGCCGGGCGTAAAAATATTGAAAGACGGCTGGACAGCGGTGACGCAAGATGGTTCACTGTCCGCCCATTTTGAGCATACGGTGTTGATTACCTGCTCGGAACCGGAAATTCTAACGTGCATCGAGAAGATGCCATCGAAGTTGAAGGTATTGTAG
- the secY gene encoding preprotein translocase subunit SecY, with protein MFRAIANTFANCFKIPELKSRIIFTLLLLGICRIMAWITVPGLNGAALMKYFDQHAKDLGGSVLQLYSLFTGGAMQHCAVGSLGIMPYITATIIVQLLTAVYPPWSKLAREEGGRAKLIQNGRYLTVLLCLGHGTLMTLGWENPGKIFPQFTEQLVLDQNHIWWYRVQTILILTTGTLVLMWLGEQITERGIGNGVSLVITIGIVADLPGAFNAVYLMFNPPAGAETRVNWFYGVFLVALLLVVIAGVVAVTQAQRKIPVQYAQRMVGRKVYQGSSSFMPLRVNYAGVMPIIFAQAILMFPSKICYLLSNLESMKFFADIGRQLEQGHLVYYLLYSLMILFFSYFWVATQFNEIQIADDLKKHGGYIPGVRPGQATSDYLHKAMSRITLAGAVFLTIIAVVPQLLGDWFNIDHRVTRFFGGTSILITVGVLLDTMRQMESHLLMRHYDGFLKKGRLKGRF; from the coding sequence ATGTTCCGCGCCATAGCCAACACGTTCGCGAATTGTTTCAAGATCCCGGAGCTCAAATCGAGGATCATCTTTACGTTGTTGCTGCTCGGCATCTGCCGGATCATGGCGTGGATCACCGTTCCCGGGCTGAACGGAGCGGCACTGATGAAGTATTTCGATCAGCACGCGAAGGATTTGGGCGGTTCGGTGCTTCAACTTTACAGCCTGTTCACTGGGGGCGCGATGCAACATTGCGCGGTGGGCTCGCTTGGCATCATGCCGTATATTACGGCGACGATCATCGTGCAGTTGCTGACGGCGGTTTACCCGCCCTGGAGTAAATTGGCGCGGGAGGAAGGCGGGAGGGCAAAACTCATTCAGAACGGGCGCTATCTCACGGTCCTGCTTTGCCTCGGTCACGGCACGTTGATGACGCTGGGATGGGAGAATCCGGGGAAGATTTTTCCGCAATTTACGGAGCAACTGGTACTGGACCAGAATCACATCTGGTGGTACCGGGTGCAAACCATTTTGATTCTGACCACCGGCACTCTGGTGTTGATGTGGCTGGGTGAACAAATCACCGAGCGCGGGATCGGCAACGGCGTATCGCTCGTAATCACCATCGGCATCGTGGCGGATCTACCGGGCGCGTTTAACGCGGTCTATTTGATGTTCAACCCTCCCGCGGGCGCGGAAACGAGGGTCAATTGGTTTTACGGGGTCTTTCTTGTGGCCCTTCTTCTGGTGGTCATCGCCGGTGTCGTTGCGGTGACACAGGCTCAACGCAAGATTCCTGTACAATACGCCCAGCGGATGGTGGGCCGGAAGGTTTACCAGGGGAGCAGTTCGTTCATGCCGTTGCGTGTCAACTACGCGGGCGTGATGCCGATCATTTTCGCCCAGGCAATCCTGATGTTCCCAAGCAAGATCTGTTATCTGCTGAGCAACCTCGAAAGCATGAAATTTTTCGCGGACATCGGGCGCCAGTTGGAACAGGGACACCTGGTCTATTATCTTCTTTATTCCCTGATGATCCTGTTCTTCTCGTATTTCTGGGTGGCGACCCAATTCAACGAAATCCAGATCGCGGACGATCTGAAAAAGCACGGCGGCTACATTCCCGGCGTGCGGCCCGGGCAGGCGACCAGCGATTATCTGCACAAGGCGATGAGCCGTATCACGCTGGCGGGAGCCGTGTTCCTGACGATCATTGCGGTGGTGCCTCAACTCCTCGGCGATTGGTTTAACATCGATCACCGGGTGACTCGATTTTTCGGTGGCACGAGCATCCTGATCACGGTTGGTGTGTTGCTGGACACCATGCGCCAGATGGAATCGCATCTGTTGATGCGGCATTACGACGGATTCCTGAAGAAGGGACGCCTCAAGGGCCGCTTCTGA